GATGGCAGGCAGGCTCAAGGTTTTCTACTGTGTCCCCATCCTTACACCCAGTACTAATGGTCTGAGGGAACTGAGTGATGATGAGCAGACAGATAGAATAATGGTGTTTGTTGATATTGGGCACCACTTTCTTTAGCATCTACCTGGATCATGATGAAAGCTTTCAGGCTAATCTAGATGAAGATGATGTTGTCCATAATCAAAGAGCAGAATTGCCTCCAGTCTTGAGCCATGCAAAGAGAGTTCCCAGCAGTAGTGTACACACTGGAGAGGTCGAGGCAAAAACAGAGCATACAGAGGCAGGGCAGATGCAGAGCTAGAGACAGGGGCACCCATTCCTCTCCAGGTTATATTCCCTGATGTTGATGCAGCAGATGAGAATGTGAATCAGTTTGAGTTTGTGAGGAGGCCATCAACACAACAAGGTGTGGGTAATCAGATGGAGAAAGCAGAGCCAGTTGTAGTGCAACAACCCAGTCATCACAATGATAATGAAATGCAAGCAGAGGATGGTGTTGGAAGCACATCAATGAGGAGTGCTAGGCAGACCAAAATCAATTATGCAATGGACGAAGATGATGCAGCTAGTGACACAGATGATGAGGATTATGACCCTGGTCTAATTGTGGATAGTGACAATGAGattgacaatgatgatgatgacttgtATGCAGATAATGTAGATGAGGATGAACCAGAACAGAAACAGGAGAACAAATCAAATGAGAGAGGAAAGCAAAAAGGAAATCAATTCCAAACTAAAGCTCAAGACAGAGGCAAACAGAAGTATAATAAAGATGAAGACTTGTCTGAAGTTGAAGATTTGTGGGCACCTGATTCAGATGATGAAGAGATGCACTTGAAGTTCAAAACTTTCAGACCAGAGGATCTACACAGGCCAAAATTCCATGTAGGTCAAGTCTTTGAGAGTGTAGAACTACTGAGGACATCAATTAAAGAGTACTCCTGCCAAAACAAAGTTGATATCAAGCTGCCTGTCAATGATAGGAAAAGAGTTAAAGCCAAGTGTGATGATGAATGCACATGGTATTTATGGGCATCATTTGACAACAGGACCAAGGCATTCATGGTGAAGAGATATGTGCATGAGCACACATGCAGCAAGAAGTGAAAGATTAGGGCTTTCACATCTAAATTCCTAGCACGGAAGTACTTAGAGAGCTTTAGGGCTGATCAAGATATGAACTTGATGAATTTCTCTAGGGTTGTTCAGAAGGAATGGCACATGACACCTGGTAGGATGAAACTCCAGAGGGCAAGGAGAATGACTATGAAAATAATTTAAGGTGATGAAGAAGGGCAGTATGAGGGAGGAGATCCACTTCCTCCCTCCCCCCAGCCCTAGCCACATCCACTTCCTCCCTCTCTGCATCACCATCCCGGGTCCATCCACCTCTCTCCCGCCTTGCCTCACTCTTCCCATGTCATCCGGCCTCTGCATGGCCCGGCAAAAGAAGACGACGTGTGCTATGCTCACGCCGGAGCGCCGGTTTCAGATTGAGGAGGAGATCCGGGAGAGGCGCGCCACCCGCATCGCAGCCGGCCTGCCTGTggactcgtcggagccggaggaagaggaagaggagcagtCGCCGTTCCAATGGAGGTGGCGGATCTGGAGGAGGACAAGGCTGAGCAGCCGGAGGAGGAACTGTTGCCGGCTGCGGGCTTCGACATGGAGGACACAATGGCGGAGGTCGCGGTCGCCCAAGCGGCAAAGATGGCGGAGCAGCatgccatcctggagtccatccaggaaGAGGCCTATGTCGAGGCGAACCAGCAGTTTATCCGGCAGGAACGGGCAGTGACCGACGTGGTGCATGTACCTGCAGGTGGAAATCTCTGAAAGCCTCCACGACATGAAGGAGGCAGTCGCGATCTGGAGGGCGCAGAGAGGGAGGGACGAAGCAATGGTCGAACTTTAAGAGGAAAGTTCCGCTGCGCGGGCCGCGGCCTGAAGTAGCACTCGTCCTTTTTGCCAGAGCACATGCCGACAGTGGCGCTTTGACGGTGGGGGACATGGACGAGAGGGAACAAGATTTGCCTGTGCCGACGGAGATGGAGTGAGAGCTGGATGGATAGACGCCGTGGGCAGAGACCCAATAGACCAACCGGCAGCAAGAGGGTGGGTTTGAAGCTTCTATTGTTAAGCCACAATCTTAACCAACATCTTTTATTGTTATTCCTGGCAGTAGCTTCTGCCATTTTGTACCACATACCAATATGTTTGCAAGCCATAACCTTGTATTATTAAGCATCTTGCAAACATCTCGAAACATTTCAGTTCTTTGTTcccatttttcttcttcttggccacAGACGACTGAGTTACGAACATGAGGCTTCCCCCTTTTTGGCGAGAAAGCATGGGGCTGCATTGCAAAGAATTAATTTTCGCGTTTCTCCACCAAGCTTCTGGTGAGCTGGTTCCGATTCCAACAGAACATTGTAGCTTTGTGTGTACATACATAACCAGTCTCTGTTGTAAGAACAAGTCTTCTTTTGTCTGGTAGATAAGCTTAACACTTAATAGAGCGAAGAATTTTTCTTCCGCACACAGCAATATGGTATCGTCCTGCTGCTGTGATAAGATTGTTCCAATTCATACAATGCCCATAACAATGTCACCAATAATCTGAGCTTATGTTTGCTCCTTCCGTTCAGTTGGAGACCTGACCATCCTACAAGTACTACTACAGAGTAAATCAGCTTTATTCATCTGTTGTACACGACTGTACTTGCAGAGGCCGGGACTTgctccccttttcaaaaaaatcaCCAAACTCTTTCGTGTGGAATCAATGATAGTGTAGACTAGTAGTACTAATCAGGTAGGCGCACAGACTGATAACTGGTTACTGGATTGCTATTATCATCAGAGCGTGGCGATGTATGCATCGGTAGCATCTTGCCGAGCCGGACCTGCGCCCTGGGTGGTGAGATGCATGATGTCGTTGGCGATGGGGAGCACCATGGCGTCCACATACTTGAGGTttggcagccgcaccaccctctgCTCCTTCCTCACCACATCCACCAACTTCCCCTGCCTTTGCCGCTGCCAAAACTCTTTTGCATTGGTAGGATCCACTGATAATATCGCGGAAGTAAATATTGTTGCTTCATCTCTACTACTTCCCTGTAACTGCTTAGTGTTAAGCTTTTGACTGTACATGTGCGTACATGTGCGGGGGAGTTCTGAACATTTGCTACTAACTGACAGCAGACACATCCAATTCTGGTTTGCAGCAGATTGCCAATGCAAACTTGCCAATGACTTCCGGTTTGCAGAAGTTGGAATTAGGACACGCTTTCAAGACCATGGCTGGGGCAGAGGAAGGGGAACACGCATATATGTCTGAATTCTGACTCGGCGTGCTCTATTTTCCTGCatgaataaaaataaatactaaaatcgCTTAAACGACACTGCTGTTTACTCTGAAGCAAGCCACGAAAGAAATGGTTGGGCACATCAAATCCTGTGGATGATAACATGGATTGCTCACACGATGGCTCCATGTACCTTTGGCCTGGGATTTCTAAAAGCCTCCATGGACGGCATTAAGGAAGGAAGCAGCTGTAGTGGACGAGCTGTAAGAGGAAGCTTCGCGACTCTTGCTGCTGCAGTGGCTGGGTGATCACTGCTAAGAAAAGTTTAGAGATAAATACACCCACGGTCACTGTAATTGCGTCGAAAGCACGATACGGTCACCCAACTTTGAAATACGCTCGTTAAGGTCACTGAATACGATGGGACGTGAAAATACGGTCACTATAGCGCGTATGCGGTGCGTACACGCAGTTTGACCATGTGTCGACCGCTCATTGGGGATAGGTGGCGAACAGCGGAGGCGCGGCTGTGGAAATATGCTAAAAAGCCCTCAGGCATCACCGCATCCCCCATTCATCCCTCCTCCACTCACGTCGCCTATTCGTCTTCATCGTTGGAGAAAGGGGGCTCTACATAGGCGACGCCGCCCCGCGATCATCGGCGGTAGAGCGGTGGTGATGGCCTGATTTCGTGCGTGGTTGAGGAGGCGCCACCACCGCGCGCGTTCTTCCCATGGTATCAAGCTGCATGTCAATGATAGGAAAAGAGTTAAAGCCAAGTGTGATGATGAATGCACATGGTATTTATGGGCATCATTTGATAACAGGACCAAGGCATTCATGGTGAAGAGATATGTGCATGAGCACACATGCAGCAAGAAGTGAAAGATTAGGGTTTCACATCTAAATTCCTAGCACTGAAGTACTTAGAGAGCTTTAGGGCTAATCAAGATATGAACTTCATGAATTTCTCTAGGGTTGTTCAGAAGGAATGGCACATGACACCTGGTAGGATGAAACTCCAGAGGGCAAGGAGAATGGCTATGAAAATAATTTAAGGTGATGAAGAAGGGCGGTATAAGCTTCTTTGGAATTATACACATGAGGTTAGGAGAAGCAACCTTGGCTCATCTTTCTATGTCTCCCTTGATAATGGAAGGTTGTCTCATATTTCTGTATCTCCCTTGATAATGGAAGGTTCAGTAAGTTGAACATGTGCCTAGATGCATGTAAGAGAGGTTTTCTAGAAGGTTGCAGACCTGTCATCTTTCTTGATGGTTGTCACATTAAGACTAGATATAGAGGTCAACTGCTTGCAGTTGTTGGGGTAGATCCAAATAACTACCATTTTTCCATTTGCAATAGCTGTGGTTGAAGTTGAGGACACCCGTAACTAGGCATGGTTTCTTAGCACACTTAAAAGAGATCTAGGCATCATAAACACTAAACCTTGGACTATCATGTCAGACAAACAAAAGGGGCTCATCAATGCAGTTGAAGAATTGTTCCCTGAGTCAGAACACAGATTTTTGTGTTAGGCACATGTGGAAGAACTTTCAGCAGTCTGTCAAGGGTGATATCTTGAAGAATCAACTGTGGAAGATAGCTAGGAGCAACAAAGTGCAGCTGTATGAGCAGAGCATGTAGGAAATGAAGATGCCCACAACTGGCTGCATGAGTTAGAGCCTGAAACTTGGGTTAAAGCTTTCCAGAGTGACTTGCCAAAATGTGTTATCTTGCTTAACAACATTTGTGAAGTATTCAACAGGTAAGACCATCTTCTAGTGATGTACCTGTACATAACTACATATGAGTGATATAgtagtgcttgctgcaacctaaTGTGATCAACATGTTGATTGCAGGTACATTCTGGAGGCTATGGAGCTGCCAATCCTTACCATGGGTTATAGGATTTATCGACAACTAATGACAAGGCATTACAACAAGCAGATGGAGTCAGATAAATGGCCAGGTGATATATGCCCAAAGATCAGGAAGAAGGTTGAGAAGGCAACAGAATTTGCAAACACCTGCTATGTGGAGGGATCAGGAGATGGTCTTTTTCTAGCAGGTGATAGAGGGGTTTATTACATAGTAGACATGCACAAGAGAGCATGCACCTGTAAAAGGATACAGAAAGCAGGGGTTCCATGTTCTCATGTCATTGCCTGCTGCAGGAATGACAGAATTGATCCTCTTACCATGGTTGACCCTTGCTACTCAAAGGAGATGTTCAAAAAGGCATATGCAAACATTATACATCCTTGCTAAGATAGGAGAGAGTGGGAGGACTTACATGGCCCCCCAATTGAGCCATCACTATACCAGAAGCATGTGGGTATGTACTACAAGGAGACAAGCACCTGGAGAGGTTGATCATAGAAGGGGAGGGAAGAAAATAATAAGGCGTGGTGTCATCATGCACTGTTCTTACTGTGGTGAGGTAGATCACAACAAGAAGGGCTGCAAGTACTAGAAGGCTGGACTGCCACCACCAAGTGCTGGAAATGTGCCACCTCTAGAACAAGGTGATGGAAATGTGCCACCTCCAGAACAAGAAGATGCTGCAAAAACAACAACATCAACTGAAGCTGATCCAGTTTTAACACGGGTAACACTGTCTTCTTAGTTAGGTAGGCACTTCCATGCTCTCATGTTTGGCAATTATGCCACACAATCTATTGCATATGAGCAGGGTTGACAATCAAGCTGGCTATCCAAAGAAGGCTCCAAGATCTTCATTGTTTGATATCTTTAGGTGGTCTGTATTACATGCAGTTTTTGGTACCTTCCTAATCATTTAACTTGTGTTGTCATGATCATGATGTATGGTACCAATATGCTCATTTTGCAAATGCTGATGCATAGTGACTGCAACAATCTCCTGTAAGAAACAGGGCTGTTTTGTTTTGTATGTGGATGATGGGCAAGACTTATTTGGTTATCACTACAAGTTATCTCTCCTTTAGTGTCAAGTTTTGAAGCAGTTGTACTAATGGATGCAAATTGTCATGTCAGTTTGGCATGTCTCTGAAGTTTGGCATGATATTTGTCAAGTTTTGATGCAATTGTACTGACGGATGCAAATTTGGTCAGTTTGGCATGTCTGTCAAGTTTGGCACGATATTTGTCAAGTTTTGATGCACTTCTAATGATGGATGCAAATTTGGTCATTTTTGCCATTTCTGCTGAATAGAATTTTGGCCAGCACTGCCTTACATTCTAATAAACCCTTTCAATAAGCATAGATTTTTTGTAGACATAACAAGTGATCACACATTCAAAAGGGATGATATAAGAACAAAATATTGATCAAAGATAACACATGGTTGAGCATAGCATTGTCACTTGAACTTTCACACCATTACATCAGAATAAACCAAACTAAACATGGTTCAACATAGCATTTCCAGTTCAACATTGACACCATTACATGACACAGAACCAAAATAAACTAGGACTGTCCCCACATGAACTAGGACTGCCACCACTACTAACATATCTTCAGACTCCCAAAATGAACCTGGCATCACCAATGCAgctcatcttcaacatcttcacttCTTCACCATGAATACCACCAATGCAGCAACACCTAACATCAGCACAACAGCAAGCAGCAACTTCATGAGCATCACTAGCTCTCTCCCAAGCTTCATCAGTGCAGCAGCTTGTTGCCTAGTCATGACATTGCCACTCTCCCTCTTCACAAACTTCTTGGACCAGCTGGTTGATCCACTCATTTAGGTAAGCTCTTGTGCTTTCAGAAGTTCCTCCTTGTGTTCCTCAGCCGCACCAATAGCATCCATAGCGGCATTGCCGACCAGATAGTGATTGTCAACGAGGTACTCGACATACTCCAATTCTCAACGCCAGAACTCACAACTCACCTATCCCAAAAAGACATGCCATGGTCAAAAACTTCAATCTTTGGATCCAAAACATAATAAATCCATGCAAAGGAGATAAATCAAACCACTAACCCCATGATTTTGGCACTTGTAGAAGACCCACCCGTCATGCTTCTCAGTGGTGGAGACAAACATGTGCACCTTCTCCTTGCAGCCTGCGCAGCAGATCAGCGGCAGCGCCAACGCCCGGCGGCGGACATCAAAGGAGGACGAGCTTGCGGGGGAAAGCGGCAGAGGAGAACGAGCTGtcgtctagattggatctgccgGGCTCTGCCCTAttcgacggcggcgacgatggtgGCGGAGCATAGCGACAGAGGCGGAGGGGGCCGAGGGGGTTAGGGATTTGAGGGGGACGCCGCGGCTTAGGGATTTGAGGGATTGGGGATTTTGGTTCTTTTACAGAAAACACCTCCATGCATCATTGGCCAAATGAGAGACCACTACGTGGCGGTCAACAGTTGGTCAAACTAGGCATGTACGCACCGCATACGCGCTACAGTGACTGTATATTCACGTGCCATCGTATTTAGTGACCGTAACGAGTGTATTTTAAAGTTCAGCGACTGTATCGTGCTTTCGTCGCAAGTATAGTGACCATGAGTGTATTTATCTCAAAAGTTTAACCCGTCCATGCCTTTGTTGCTTTGCAGCTTTCAATCACTAATCCTCCCTCTATAATTTCATCCTTCATTATTTCCTTTTGGCGATCTTGCACAATTGGTTCTCTAACTGAAGCTTTTCACCTCATTTTGAGGTTTGCTCCCCTTCTTAATGAATGAACGCATGGATGATGAATCTAGATGCGTGTCGTAAAAATAATAATAGACAAGGGCTATGTTTGGTGACTTGTGGCGCATACCAAGTCGAGGAAGAGGAAGTCGATCGAGAAGAACAAGTTGTACATTGCGGTACACTACTCGGGGAAGAGATGGAGAAGTTGTGCATAGAAAGTACAACTACtttctctgtaaagaaatatataaagtatatactactttagtaatctaaacgcttttatattttttataaaatAAGTATTAATTTGTACTCTCTCTATTCTGAATTACATGTTGAAAGAATATACTTAGACATATTTTATTTATAGATACATAGCAAAGGGAGTAGTAGTTTCTACTTCGACTAATGCTAGGCCTACAAAGGCTTCTCTATAAATTTATTGGACCTGCAAACGCGAAGGTTTAAAGCATCTACAACCGGGCACCACAAACCCACCTTAAATGCTCGGGCCCACGGCCGGTCAGTAACGGGTAAAAACACTTGTCCCAGACAAGCGCTTCAAACACCCGGACTGATCGGTACCCCCCATATTCAGCCCAAATGTAGGGTGGATATGGGGAGGCTTAGGCGCGGTTGGGTGCATCCGCCACGTCGAACTGGCGATGGGGTCCCACTGGAAAACACCCGGGAAACCGATGGTTCGACGGGCATCTCGTTCGGTGGGGTGTGAACGTCGTGTGGCGTCGCTCCGGCTCTCCGTCCGAGGGACAAAGTCTGTCTATTTAAGTCGGACAGTGCCCCCCTCCCCCCAGCCCTAGCCACATCCACTTCCTCCCTCCCTGCATCGCCATCCCCGGTCCATCCACCTCTCTCCCGCCTTGCCTCACTCTTCCCATGTCACCCGGCCTCTGCATGGCCCGGGAAAAGAAGACGACGTATGCTATGCTCACGCCGGAGCGCCGGTTTCAGATTGAGGAGGAGATCCGGGCGAGGCACGCCACCCGCATCGCAGCCGGCCTGCCTGTGGACTCGTCGGGgccggaggaagaggaagaggagcagtCGCCGTTCCAATGGAGGTGGCGGATCTGGAGGAGGACGAGGCTGAGCAGCTGGAGGAGGAACTGTTGCTGGATGCGGGCTTCGACATGGAGGACACAATGGCGAAGGTCGTGGTCGCCCAAGCGGCAAAGATGGCGGAGCAGCATGCCATCCTGGAGTCCGTCCAGGAAGAGGCCTATGTCAAGGCGAACCGGCAGTTTATCCGGCAGGAACGGGCAGCGACCGATGTGCTTTTCGCCGAACTTGACATGGAGGAGCCATAGTTGCGGCTGCCGCACATGTACCCAGAGCTGGGCATAGAGATAGTGGACATCTCCAAAGAGGATTGTTATAGTATAGGTTATTTGATCAACATAGTGCATGGATTTCCTTGTTTGCATGCTTTGTAATGATTCAGTGTTTCACGTATGAGGAATCAGACGCAAAAAAGCAAATTTAAGATGTGATCGGTCACTGCCAGCCTAGGCTTGTCCATTGCGTTTGCGTGCCCAGATTTATTGtccccgactgtagatgctcttagcatCGGAAAATAGGACGATGGAAAGGGGCCCCGATGAAATCAGGGGAGAATTTGAGAATCTACAACCAGACACCCTAAACCCTCCTCAAATGCCTGGGCGGGCCGCCCGATCACTGACCGGTCATGATTTTTCGATCCAGACAACCTCCTCAACCGGGCCTCAAACGTCTGATCTGGACGACATCCCTTATATCTAGTCTAAATATGAGGCGGATATGAGGGCACCCGgacgcccgccacgtcggactcGGCCCACGCTCTCCCACCAGACCCCGCATATATTCCTTCCCATCCGCTCGCCGGACCAAATCCTAGCCACTTCATGCCACTCCTCTCAACGCCCCTCCGCCACCCCGAGCTCACCTCCGGTGGTTTTCGGCCGTCTCCGTCATGGCAGGCAGCGGATTcgagtccttcacctccagatccgtcgaccccgagctcctCTCACGCGGCCCCGTGGAGGAGGCCCGTGCACAGCAGCGCTCGGACTCCTTACGTCGAGAATCCATTGCATCCGTGCAAATGGCGCATGGATCTGACGCTAGGGCAGCCGTCGCGGCCTCACCGGAGGCGATGCGGTTCGTCTGGCGTCCGAACGCGGTTGTGGACGCGCAACCCCTCTGTTGGCGCGCCAAGCAGCGAGACCCACGATGGGTCTCGTCTGACGAGAAGATGGCACAACGTGCCCGCCGTGCCAGGCACCGGGCGCGGGAGGCGACGGCAGCCCTCGCGGCGCTGGACATCGGCGAGGCGGAGTCACATTTTCTGGCGCCCCGTATGGTGCATCAGTTCGGGCGCCGCAACCGCGCCGTGGTGCACGTCGCCGGCACGTCCCATGACAAATCCATCATCGTTCTGACGTGCACCGGCACCGTTCGGGTTAcgagctccgacgaggaagaataGAGCATGGGAGACAGCGGCGCCTTGCGTACCGTGAGCCGGCGTGTGTCTCATGCCCTACTCTACCTTACCGGCGACCGGATCAACACTTTGGGGAGCGCAGCCGGCCGCCGGACATGGCCACGGCAGAACCGAGCGAGCTCTGGTTTGATTATGTTTCacattgcatgtaataatatgaatTTGCGGTTTCTAATTTAAGGTGTCCGGTTATAGAATCAAATATTTAAGACGTGACCAGTCAGTATCCGTGGAAGCGTCCGCGGGCGTTTGCCGGGCCGGATTTGCCCATCACTACTGTAAATGCTCTTACTTCTTACTTTGTAGTAAAAAGCATCCTTGGATGTAAGATTATATTCTACTGATTCACCCACAGGGTGCCGTTACTCTTTGCTTGTCTGGCTTTTCACAGCATTGCCTTTTGGTTCCTCCGACGCCAGTACTAGTCTTTTTAGGTCCAAAAAAACAATGCACCGTGGTACTAGTCATGTGCTCTTGTGCAGTGGAGTCCAAGCTCGGACAGCTCATTTGACGCCTGTTTCGAGCCAAGCGCGGTTGCCCGTGACAGACACACATGCCACTGCCGCTGCCTGCCACTCCCTCGCCCCCAGACAAGAAAGCTAGAGGACAGCATCACACACCGCCGCACGCCATGGCGGATTGGCCATTGTCCCTTGCCGTACCATTTCTATATCATACCATCTCCCCACGATTGGATCCAGGCATCCAGTACTGCCAGGCACCCAGTGAGCACAGCTCGTCGAGCGAGCCACCGTCACCTTGGGCCTTGCCGGGACAATGGAGCCAGCGGCGGCGACGATGCTCTCACGACCGCGAGTGTTGCCCATTCTGCTGGCCGTGTTCGCGCTGCTCGCGGCGGCCGTGACGGTGGGCGCGCGCGGGGGCGCGGAGAGGGCGCCGACGCTGGTGTTCATCCTGGCGGGGCAGTCCAACatgggcggccggggcggcgccaCGGTCGGCAACCGCTGGGACGGCGTGGTGCCGCCCGAGTGCGCGCCGTCCCCGCGGACGCTGCGCCTCTCCCCGTCCCTCCGCTGGGAGGAGGCCCGCGAGCCGCTGCACGCCGGCGTGGACGCCGGCAACGTGGTGGGCGTGGGCCCCGGGATGCCGTTCGCGCACGCGCTGCTCCGCTCCCCGGCCTGCCCGCGCGGCGCCGTTGTGGGCCTCGTCCCCTGCGCGCAGGGCGGCACCCCCATCGCCAACTGGTCCCGCGGCACCGAGATGTACGAGCGCATGGTGACCCGCGCCCGCGTCGCCGGCGCCGGGACGGGGAGGAGGATTGCGGCGCTGCTGTGGTTCCAGGGGGAGGCCGACACCCTGCGGCGCGAGGACGCGCTGGCGTACGCCGGCAGGATGGAGGCGTTTGTGCGGGACGTCCGCCGCGACCTCGCCTTGCCCAACCTCCTCGTCATCCAGGTATGTCCGTCTGTCTGTCGCCACAGTAGCTACATCCATGGATGATGGATCCCCTGCCCCGACTCCATTAATCTCAACTCTGAGAGTGAATGCGTCATCCATGATTTCTTGGAACAGGTTGGGATCGCGACGGCGCAGTGGCAGGGGAATAAGCAGGGGAAGTGGCTGGACCTGGTGCGGAAGCAGCAGAGGGCGGTGCGGGTGGCGAACCTCAAGTACGTGGACGCCATGGGGCTCCCCCTCGCC
The sequence above is drawn from the Triticum aestivum cultivar Chinese Spring chromosome 7A, IWGSC CS RefSeq v2.1, whole genome shotgun sequence genome and encodes:
- the LOC123151375 gene encoding probable carbohydrate esterase At4g34215 is translated as MEPAAATMLSRPRVLPILLAVFALLAAAVTVGARGGAERAPTLVFILAGQSNMGGRGGATVGNRWDGVVPPECAPSPRTLRLSPSLRWEEAREPLHAGVDAGNVVGVGPGMPFAHALLRSPACPRGAVVGLVPCAQGGTPIANWSRGTEMYERMVTRARVAGAGTGRRIAALLWFQGEADTLRREDALAYAGRMEAFVRDVRRDLALPNLLVIQVGIATAQWQGNKQGKWLDLVRKQQRAVRVANLKYVDAMGLPLANDITHLTTQAQVRLGKMLADAYIATL